The following are encoded in a window of Microtus ochrogaster isolate Prairie Vole_2 unplaced genomic scaffold, MicOch1.0 UNK124, whole genome shotgun sequence genomic DNA:
- the LOC101981907 gene encoding 60S ribosomal protein L36a-like, producing MGNVPKTRLTFCKKCGKHQPHKVTQYKKNKDSLYAQGKRRYDRKQSGYGGQTKPIFRKKAKTTKKIVLRLECVEPNCRSKRMLGIKRCKHFELDGDKKRKGQVIQF from the coding sequence ATGGGGAACGTTCCTAAGACCCGCTTGACATTCTGCAAGAAATGTGGCAAGCACCAACCCCACAAAGTGACCCAGTACAAGAAGAACAAAGATTCTTTGTATGCCCAGGGAAAGCGGCGTTATGACAGGAAACAGAGTGGCTATGGTGGGCAGACTAAGCCTATTTTCCGCAAAAAGGCgaaaactacaaagaagattGTGCTGAGACTGGAATGTGTGGAGCCCAACTGCAGATCTAAGAGGATGCTGGGTATTAAGAGATGCAAGCATTTTGAACTGGATggtgataagaagagaaagggccaagtgATACAGTTCTAA